The genomic region TTCCACTGAGGTTTTGTGGTGTTTACCACAGATCCAAATGATTTCCATGATCCCGAGAATGTTTTTGTCTTTGAAAAACGATACAATAACTCAACGCGAACAATTCCACTGCTTGGGGCAGGATCACTAACTGTGGCATTCACAAAAACTTTTGACATGTTGAACCGCGAGTTATTCAAGCGAGGATTCAATCGAGACGTCGGTTTTTGAATATCTTGTTTAAATGAGATTGTATTGCTTTTACCAAGATTACCTGCGAGGTCATAAATCGAAAAAGAGATGCTTTTTATCGAGGAGATATTTCTGCTAAAATCAAGCATGCTAATATTTGCTGTTAGCGTTGCAAATTGAGAACCATTCACCCCCGTACACTGTGCTCGAACAGTTTTTGAATACACTGTTGTATCACCAGTTAATGTATAGCCGAGGGTATACGTTGCAGAGGTCACCACGAGACCTGTAGTATTATCCCAGACAGGGATTGTACATGTTGGAGTTTGAGTGTTAATCCAGCCGTTTGGATCTGGTGTGAAGGCTCTATGGTTGAACGATGGCGGGTTTGCATCGGTTTGGAAGGTAATGTTCCATTTTAAAAGCTTTGGATTAACAGTTATATTCTCTGCTGAGAGATCGGCGCGTAATCGAAGTACACGATCAAGGGTCCTATTCTCCAACGTAATTCCACTTCGATTATACAACGGTTTGATGACATTGCTATTGCTATCAAGAAGGCTAAAGGTAATCGAACTTGTACTGTTCCTTGGAATATCATACACTGCATAGAAATTTTTCCACCAATAGTTTTTCGGTAGATAAATCGGATTCGAGATAACATATCCAGAGATTTGCGTAGTTGGATTTTGATATGACCCAAGGGCGTATAAAACACCGTTGCTATCACCAAAAAACACAAGACCATTTGAAATAATCGATGAAGTACAGATTGGTACTTCTACAAAATCTGGTTGAAACGTTATAAATGGAGGATACATGTTTTCCCCGTTGTTTGTTTTAATGCAAAACAGTTTCCCTTCAGGTGTACCAATATAAAGAACATCATCAGCGATTGCTGGAGACGAGCTCAGAACCGTTGTTTGTGTCAAAGGAATCGTATAAATTTGTCGTGACCATCGTTCAGTCCCATCACTCACATTTAGAGCATACAGCATTCCGTTTGGTGCTGCTGCATAGATAACATCATCAACCACAGCTGGTGTTGAATCTGCTAGGGCAACGCCGGGTTTCAGTGCGATGCTTAAGGTTTGTGACCAGAGTTTCTTTCCATCGGACAAAGACAATGCAGTGAGTGTGGTTGTAAATCCTTTTGAACCAATGATAAACACTTTATCGTCGTAAATTACAGGGGATGCTCGGTTAACTGAACCAACTGACTGATTCCAGATTGCTTTACCACTGTTAATATCAACAGCAAAAATACTATCTCCTTTTTCATATGCACAGGCAACAATGACCATATCATCTGCGACCGCGGGTGTTGAAAGACTCTTTGCTGGAAGACTAAATATCCATAGAGCATCATTATTCGTAAGATGGCCGGTACGATCTAATGCCAAAGCGATGAGTTTGTTATTTGAATTTGATTGGAACATATCTGGGTCGCCACTCCACGAAGTGACAAAAACTTTATCCTCAAAGACTGCTGGAGAGGCCCAATAACAAATGTTATCGTTAAACGTGAACCTCCATTTCTCATTAAGATTATTCAGCCGGTCAAGAGCATAGATATAATTCTGGGTGCCTGATGGGCTGGTTGAACCGGTAGCAACAATCACGTACCGATCCGTGATCGTTGGTGCAGCTACTACTTCTTTATCAGTATTGCTAACTGGGATTTTTTGTGAATAGGGTATTTCGTATTCACCTGCAGGAGGTTTAATGCTGATATTGTTAAACAGGTAGAGATCTTTTGATCCTTCATAGGTAACGTACAATACGCCTTCGCTGATTACTTGATTCGTCAATGGTTTTCCTGTTTTGATGACTGCATACCAATTTAACTCACTGCTGAGTGGTCCTTTTCCTTCAGAGATACGAGTGTTTGCTGGGTTTTGACCAAACATCGGCCAA from Candidatus Thermoplasmatota archaeon harbors:
- a CDS encoding PQQ-binding-like beta-propeller repeat protein — translated: MLTQKLITQVLVIFLVLSLCAGSNLFVAAKYETNGNDGFWTMTFDSDDVGKNISLNNCIVDDNAITLNYNSAGRTYDFKKDSTHKAYSYVSSFFIPFFFHPTRHITYEDEFNQYTDIVNIRSPNDGKTANRSSSGFKKYVVQHFRFKINPDSADTLEILWRGRADDDKEVCLFYWQWFVAVPSFGTWIPTTSAHSNNTYLVIKHELQREQVLLAVNSDNYLDVCVVCKPKIGSCTLATDYVRVLSKAEKSYEVGTGFAETKKPIDPQNISGTDKFYWESLSWDDYERSGATVTYQVLFLNASGNYSLVEERYLPGNLNGFTESPVYLHTIPPSYKKLKIRANLTTTTETSSPKIYRWTVTWQTLDKSLHWQDLFYSDFRTETKHRVTVGSGYVTVRPVTGNWPMFGQNPANTRISEGKGPLSSELNWYAVIKTGKPLTNQVISEGVLYVTYEGSKDLYLFNNISIKPPAGEYEIPYSQKIPVSNTDKEVVAAPTITDRYVIVATGSTSPSGTQNYIYALDRLNNLNEKWRFTFNDNICYWASPAVFEDKVFVTSWSGDPDMFQSNSNNKLIALALDRTGHLTNNDALWIFSLPAKSLSTPAVADDMVIVACAYEKGDSIFAVDINSGKAIWNQSVGSVNRASPVIYDDKVFIIGSKGFTTTLTALSLSDGKKLWSQTLSIALKPGVALADSTPAVVDDVIYAAAPNGMLYALNVSDGTERWSRQIYTIPLTQTTVLSSSPAIADDVLYIGTPEGKLFCIKTNNGENMYPPFITFQPDFVEVPICTSSIISNGLVFFGDSNGVLYALGSYQNPTTQISGYVISNPIYLPKNYWWKNFYAVYDIPRNSTSSITFSLLDSNSNVIKPLYNRSGITLENRTLDRVLRLRADLSAENITVNPKLLKWNITFQTDANPPSFNHRAFTPDPNGWINTQTPTCTIPVWDNTTGLVVTSATYTLGYTLTGDTTVYSKTVRAQCTGVNGSQFATLTANISMLDFSRNISSIKSISFSIYDLAGNLGKSNTISFKQDIQKPTSRLNPRLNNSRFNMSKVFVNATVSDPAPSSGIVRVELLYRFSKTKTFSGSWKSFGSVVNTTKPQWNITTIEGGGYYELACRATDKAGNSEDLVNRSTTVIIFDNIPPEKPIFDSEYSFSELPQITVEFKDDFQLHSIWYRPYFESSWTLIAEKVYALRYVSPWTLKTEFWNMINEDVPCYLFFRINDTLNNVRYIENESEALKLVRDSKEPLVDIDIPNLDFQWNPSKNFTIRAIASDLGSGVKQVQLFYRYSDDNNFENKPWKLFGDSLQREPFLWNFLAQEGNGYYQFYIRAEDMAGNVAESKVFSTGVHIFPEDIVLILVALIITFLIILSVVSISLRKKN